AACGACAGCAGTGCAGGCTCACTCATCCTGGTACTGAACTGCGGTTCGTCCAGCATCAAGTTCGCGCTGTTCGACGCGGACGCGACGCCGCTGGCGCGCGTGCCGACATGGGGCGGCAAGGTCGAGGGCATCACCGGCAATACCCCGGTGTTCAGCGAAAGCGGCGCCGCAGCCGAGACGCTGACGCTGGACTGCGAGCACCCCTACCATGCCGCGCTGACCTACCTGCGCCAGCGCATCGTGGCGCGGCTGCACGGCCGCCGCATCGTGGCGATCGCGCACCGCGTGGTGCACGGTGGCAGCAAGTACTTCGAGCCGGTGCAGGTCGATGCCGCGGTGCTGGCCGACCTGAAAAGCTATATCCCGCTGGCGCCGCTGCACCAGCCGTTCGCGCTGGAGGCGATCGACGCGCTGCTGACCGAACTACCGCAGCTGCCGCAGGTGGCCTGCTTCGACACCGCCTTCCACCAGAGCATGCCGACGGTGGAGAAGATGCTGCCGCTGCCGCGCTCGGCGTGGGACCAGGGCCTGCGCCGCTACGGTTTCCACGGCCTGTCCTACGCGTACCAGGCGCAGGTGCTGGGCGAGCGCTACGGCGACGCCGCGCGCGGCCGCACCATCGTGGCGCACCTGGGCAGCGGCGCCAGCCTGTGCGCCATGCGCAACCTGCAAAGCGTCGCCACCACCATGGGTTTCTCGGCGCTGGACGGGCTGATGATGGGCACGCGCTGCGGCGCGCTGGACCCCGGCGCGGTGATCTACCTGATGGAGATCGGCAAGCTGTCGCTCGAACGGGTGGGCCGCATGCTGTACCACGAGTCGGGCCTGCTCGGCGTTTCCGGGGTGTCCTCCGACCCGCGCGAGTTGCTGCCGCGCGAAGGCGAAGCGCCGGTGCGCGAAGCGCTGGCGTTGTACGTGCGCAGCATCGTGCGCCAGGTGGGCGCGCTGGCGGCCACGCTGGACGGGATGGACATGCTGGCCTTCACCGCCGGCATCGGCGAGCACCTAGCGGTGATCCGCGAGCGCATCTGCGCCGGCCTGGGCTTCCTCGGCGTGGCGATCGACCCGGCCGCGAATGTCGCCCACGCGCCGGTCATCTCCAGCGCCGCCAGCCGGGTCAAGGTGGTGGTGGAAGCCGCCAACGAGGAATGGGTGGCCGCGACGGCCGCTGCGGCGCTCGTGCGCTGCTGAACGGCACTTCGACTCGAATTTTCTGCCTGTTTTTGTAGGAGCCCGCTGGCGGGCGATGCTGTTGCCCTGATGCTCCGGATGAAGATCCCAAACAACAGCATCGCCCGCCAGCGGGCTCTTACGAGAGCACGCCGGCGTCCTGCGCGCCCCATACCCAGTTGCGGATCTCCGGCAGGTCCTCGCCGTTGTCGTCGATGTACTGCTTGTGCTCGAGCAGCTTGTCCAGCAGCTTCTGCTTGAGGTAGATGCCCCGCTCGCCCGCCTGCGGCACGCGGTCGATCACGTCGATCACCAGGTGGAAGCGGTCCAGCGCGTTCAGCACAGTCATGTCGAACGCGGTGGTGATGGTGCCCTCCTCCTGGTAGCCGTGCACGTGCAGGTTGTCGTGGTTGGTACGCCGGTAGGTGAGCCGGTGGATCAGGCTCGGGTAGCCGTGGTAGGCGAAGATCACCGGCTTGTCGCGGGTGAACAGCTGGTCGAAATCGTCGTCGCCCAGGCCGTGCGGGTGCTCGCTGGGCGACTGCAGCTTCATCAGGTCGACCACGTTGACCACGCGCAGCTTCAGCTCCGGCAGGTAGCGCCGCAGGATCGTCACCGCCGCCAGCGTCTCCAGCGTGGGCACGTCGCCGGCGCAGGCCATCACCACGTCCGGCTCGCCGTGCTGGTCGCTGCTGGCCCACGGCCAGACGCCGATGCCCAGGCTGCAGTGACGCTGCGCCGCGTCCATCGCCAGCCATTGCGGCGCCGGGTGCTTGCCGGCGATCACCACGTTGACGTAATGCCGGCTGCGCAGGCAGTGGTCCATCACCGACAGCAGGCAGTTCGCGTCCGGCGGCAGGTACACCCGCACGATGCTGGCCTTCTTGTTGACCACGTGGTCGATGAAACCCGGATCCTGGTGGGTGAAGCCGTTGTGGTCCTGCCGCCACACGTGCGAGGCCAGCAGGTAGTTCAGCGAGGCCAGCGGGCGCCGCCACGGGATCGCCGCGGTCATCTTCAGCCACTTGGCGTGCTGGTTGAACATCGAATCGACGATGTGGATGAACGCCTCGTAGCAGTTGAACAAGCCATGCCGCCCGGTCAGCAGGTAGCCTTCCAGCCAGCCTTCGCACTGGTGCTCGCTGAGCATCTCCACCACCCGCCCCTGCGTGGCGAGGAACTCGTCGTTCGGCTTCAGCGGGGCCTCC
This genomic stretch from Rhodanobacter thiooxydans harbors:
- a CDS encoding acetate/propionate family kinase is translated as MNDSSAGSLILVLNCGSSSIKFALFDADATPLARVPTWGGKVEGITGNTPVFSESGAAAETLTLDCEHPYHAALTYLRQRIVARLHGRRIVAIAHRVVHGGSKYFEPVQVDAAVLADLKSYIPLAPLHQPFALEAIDALLTELPQLPQVACFDTAFHQSMPTVEKMLPLPRSAWDQGLRRYGFHGLSYAYQAQVLGERYGDAARGRTIVAHLGSGASLCAMRNLQSVATTMGFSALDGLMMGTRCGALDPGAVIYLMEIGKLSLERVGRMLYHESGLLGVSGVSSDPRELLPREGEAPVREALALYVRSIVRQVGALAATLDGMDMLAFTAGIGEHLAVIRERICAGLGFLGVAIDPAANVAHAPVISSAASRVKVVVEAANEEWVAATAAAALVRC